From Catenulispora sp. GP43, one genomic window encodes:
- a CDS encoding AAA family ATPase encodes MDRQGWWPCALRGRADELDLIKDELRRVAAGSGTAVVLTGGAGIGKSRLLAETRAAAEELGIRTGSATADPNDAAVEMSTLLSALLDGREPLLSRSDLPAPPQPDQRFWLLRDIEALLEAKALQSPLAVCVDDAHWADAGTAAALRELPLRLRDVPIAWIIAARPTPEATPIARALSYLESRDLSKVGLGPLTSDAAVEIATEILSAVPGQNVLSLVDQAAGNPFLLVETLLGLQEEKRVEIADGIADVTHAGLPRRVAHRMRERLAFLSLPARETVTVAASLGRRFSFTDIAQMLDCSTSELLAPVSELLDADLFVERGAKLAFWHDITREAVRDSLPASARAALDRQAAALLLERGALPIEVAHQLAATAEPGDELAITTLLRAAKAVAASDAHAAADFGRRALGLVPPNHAQRGEIVGVTAVALHASGNWTEAVAFADAALRKALSAEQEAQVRLSIANMFAVSADVRVATVRRALSLPGLSAPLRTAHHASLTYNLLVSGRYDEAREAISKTREAVAATGDARASFVLSLTEAGIAYADERFPESYELFEQTARIGVAAGEDTAVRMIEMYLGEILSYRDHEEQAFTIASEGLAAARRDRQGFIYEMYETWQARLCLRFGRISEAAAILEGRFELEDGTRAVAALDGAGLCAMARAAMHMGDTRQLRRAAEIAKVILEAGPPVNRQHAAWMLALTALGDGDVAAARDWLASPADLPALPRFPLDVTDEMVLVRIATATADDALTQVALGNVRRRTELNPGSRVIAVTRAYVEGLVVKDDSKLRAALKGFDDCRRPLEAAMAAEDLGTCQLESDQQAGVATLGDALARYTEIGAVWDARRVRGQLRDLGIRRRLVVKEPATTGWAAMTGAEESVAKLVAEGLTNREVAERLYLSPHTVNSHLRHVFAKLGIKSRVELARLGRFDDAAPHPFT; translated from the coding sequence ATGGACCGGCAAGGGTGGTGGCCTTGTGCCCTGCGTGGCCGAGCAGACGAACTTGACCTCATCAAGGACGAGCTACGGCGCGTCGCCGCCGGGAGCGGCACCGCAGTCGTTCTCACCGGCGGAGCCGGTATCGGCAAGAGCAGGCTTCTTGCGGAGACTAGGGCCGCGGCCGAGGAACTGGGAATCCGGACCGGTAGTGCGACCGCCGACCCGAACGATGCCGCGGTCGAGATGTCGACCCTTCTGTCAGCGCTGCTCGACGGACGCGAACCGCTTCTGTCCCGATCGGACCTTCCGGCGCCGCCGCAGCCGGACCAGCGGTTCTGGCTGCTGCGGGACATCGAGGCGTTGCTTGAGGCGAAGGCCCTCCAGTCGCCGCTGGCCGTGTGCGTCGACGATGCGCACTGGGCCGACGCGGGTACTGCGGCGGCGCTGCGCGAACTGCCGCTGCGGCTTCGTGACGTGCCCATCGCCTGGATCATCGCCGCGCGGCCGACCCCGGAGGCGACGCCGATCGCCAGAGCCCTGAGTTATCTGGAGAGCCGAGACCTGTCCAAGGTCGGTCTCGGACCGCTCACGAGCGACGCGGCCGTCGAGATCGCGACGGAGATCCTCAGCGCTGTGCCGGGACAAAACGTCTTGTCGCTCGTCGACCAAGCGGCTGGTAATCCCTTCCTCCTTGTGGAGACGCTTCTGGGGCTCCAGGAGGAGAAGCGGGTCGAGATCGCCGACGGGATCGCGGACGTGACCCATGCCGGCCTGCCCCGCCGTGTCGCTCATCGAATGCGCGAACGTCTGGCGTTCCTGTCCCTTCCGGCGCGCGAAACGGTGACCGTCGCGGCGTCTTTGGGCCGGCGTTTCTCGTTTACGGACATTGCGCAGATGCTGGACTGCTCGACCTCGGAATTGCTGGCGCCGGTGAGCGAACTGCTGGACGCCGACTTGTTCGTCGAGCGCGGCGCCAAGCTGGCGTTCTGGCACGACATCACGCGAGAAGCGGTAAGGGACAGCCTGCCGGCCAGTGCGCGCGCCGCCCTGGACCGCCAAGCAGCTGCCCTGCTTTTGGAGCGGGGCGCGCTGCCGATCGAGGTGGCCCACCAACTGGCCGCGACGGCCGAACCGGGCGACGAACTGGCCATCACCACCTTGCTGCGCGCCGCCAAGGCGGTCGCGGCCAGTGACGCGCATGCGGCGGCCGACTTCGGTCGCCGTGCGCTCGGTCTCGTCCCACCGAACCACGCACAACGAGGCGAGATCGTCGGCGTCACCGCCGTGGCCCTGCACGCGAGCGGGAACTGGACTGAAGCTGTCGCCTTTGCCGATGCGGCCTTGCGCAAGGCCTTGTCGGCTGAGCAGGAAGCCCAGGTACGACTCAGCATCGCCAACATGTTCGCCGTCTCGGCCGACGTCCGCGTGGCGACTGTTCGCCGAGCGCTGAGTCTCCCGGGGCTTTCGGCGCCGCTGAGGACCGCGCATCACGCGTCGCTGACCTACAACCTGTTGGTCTCCGGCCGGTATGACGAGGCACGCGAGGCGATCAGCAAGACACGTGAGGCTGTGGCAGCCACCGGTGACGCGCGTGCATCGTTCGTTCTGAGCCTTACCGAGGCTGGCATCGCCTATGCGGACGAGCGATTCCCCGAATCGTACGAGCTGTTCGAGCAGACGGCTCGCATAGGCGTGGCCGCGGGGGAGGACACCGCGGTCCGGATGATCGAGATGTATCTCGGCGAGATACTGTCCTATCGCGACCATGAGGAACAGGCCTTCACCATCGCCTCCGAAGGGCTCGCCGCCGCACGCCGCGACCGGCAGGGGTTCATCTACGAGATGTACGAGACTTGGCAGGCGCGCCTGTGCTTGCGATTCGGCCGGATCTCCGAAGCCGCCGCGATCCTCGAAGGCCGTTTCGAACTCGAAGACGGTACTCGCGCGGTCGCGGCTCTGGACGGAGCTGGACTGTGCGCTATGGCGCGGGCGGCTATGCACATGGGCGACACGCGACAGCTGCGCCGCGCCGCCGAGATAGCCAAGGTGATTCTCGAGGCCGGGCCGCCGGTGAACCGGCAGCACGCCGCCTGGATGCTGGCCCTGACCGCGCTCGGCGACGGGGACGTGGCCGCGGCCCGCGACTGGTTGGCCAGTCCCGCCGACCTGCCCGCACTGCCGCGTTTCCCGCTGGACGTCACCGACGAGATGGTGCTGGTCAGGATCGCAACGGCGACCGCGGACGACGCGCTCACACAAGTGGCGTTGGGCAACGTGCGGCGGCGGACGGAACTGAACCCGGGTTCGCGGGTGATCGCGGTGACCCGCGCCTACGTCGAGGGCCTCGTAGTGAAGGACGACAGCAAGCTACGAGCCGCCCTGAAAGGGTTCGATGACTGTCGACGCCCGCTGGAGGCCGCCATGGCCGCTGAAGACCTCGGTACCTGTCAGCTGGAGTCCGATCAGCAGGCTGGTGTGGCCACACTCGGCGATGCCTTGGCCCGCTATACGGAGATCGGCGCAGTGTGGGATGCCCGGCGCGTTCGGGGCCAGCTCCGCGACCTCGGAATCCGGCGTCGCTTGGTGGTCAAGGAACCAGCCACCACGGGGTGGGCGGCGATGACGGGTGCCGAGGAGTCGGTGGCCAAGCTCGTGGCCGAAGGACTGACCAACCGCGAAGTCGCAGAGCGGCTGTATCTGTCGCCGCATACGGTGAACAGTCACCTGCGCCACGTCTTCGCCAAGCTCGGGATCAAGTCCAGGGTCGAGCTGGCCCGCCTCGGCAGGTTCGACGACGCCGCTCCTCACCCTTTCACGTGA
- a CDS encoding ABC transporter permease, whose translation MMSRFLRDSSVMMGRAMRHIMRSPDTIITTAITPIAMMLLFLYVLGGAVDPGGRAAYVKYILPGILLITIASGISYTNLRLFTDRRSGIFERFHSMPIARSSVLWAHVLTALVANAISLVIVVAVALLVGFRSGAGVVSWVGIAGILALFTVALSWIAVLAALAAKTAEGAGAFAYPLIFLPFLSSAMVPTKTMPGPLQAFANNQPVTPVVNSIRALINEQSVGSQAWLAAAWCVGVLVVAYLLSMVAYRRQIA comes from the coding sequence GTGATGAGCCGTTTCCTGCGCGACAGCTCCGTGATGATGGGCCGCGCCATGCGCCACATCATGCGCAGCCCGGACACCATCATCACCACCGCGATCACGCCGATCGCGATGATGCTGCTGTTCCTTTACGTGCTCGGTGGCGCGGTCGACCCCGGCGGCCGGGCGGCGTACGTGAAGTACATCCTGCCCGGCATCCTGCTCATCACCATCGCCTCGGGCATCTCCTACACCAACCTGCGGTTGTTCACCGACCGGCGCAGCGGTATCTTCGAGCGCTTCCACTCCATGCCGATCGCCCGCTCCAGCGTGCTGTGGGCGCATGTGCTGACCGCGCTGGTCGCCAATGCGATCTCGCTGGTGATCGTGGTGGCCGTGGCCCTGCTCGTCGGGTTCCGCTCCGGCGCCGGGGTGGTCTCCTGGGTGGGCATCGCCGGCATCCTGGCGCTATTCACCGTGGCGCTGAGCTGGATCGCGGTGCTGGCCGCGCTGGCCGCCAAGACGGCCGAGGGCGCCGGCGCGTTCGCCTACCCGCTGATCTTCCTGCCGTTCCTGAGCTCGGCGATGGTGCCCACCAAGACCATGCCCGGGCCGCTGCAGGCCTTTGCGAACAACCAGCCGGTGACCCCGGTGGTGAACTCCATCAGGGCCCTGATCAACGAGCAGTCGGTGGGCAGCCAGGCCTGGCTCGCCGCGGCCTGGTGCGTCGGCGTCCTGGTGGTCGCCTACCTGCTGTCGATGGTCGCCTACCGCCGGCAGATCGCCTGA
- a CDS encoding PadR family transcriptional regulator, translating into MDDLTEMLKGTLEGCVLQIIGNEETYGYAITRRLNDLGFPDVVEGTTYTILVRLEKNGLVDVTKRPSTQGPPRKFFALNEAGREELARFWAKWEYLSSRINDLKEGSR; encoded by the coding sequence GTGGACGATCTGACAGAGATGCTGAAGGGCACACTCGAGGGCTGTGTTCTCCAGATCATCGGCAACGAGGAGACGTACGGCTACGCCATCACTCGTCGGCTGAACGACCTCGGTTTTCCCGATGTCGTCGAGGGGACGACCTACACGATCCTGGTCCGCCTGGAGAAGAACGGGCTTGTGGACGTGACGAAACGGCCGTCGACGCAGGGCCCGCCGCGGAAGTTCTTCGCGCTTAACGAGGCCGGACGCGAAGAGCTGGCGAGGTTCTGGGCGAAGTGGGAGTACCTCTCTTCACGCATCAACGATCTGAAGGAGGGCAGCCGATGA
- a CDS encoding amino acid adenylation domain-containing protein, with translation MILRGKRVALPPAPVVHRRFEAHARQTPDAVAVSCAGEQVTYAELDAAANRFAHLLIGCDHGRGAKVGICLDYSVDLLVALLGTLKAGAAYVPFDPAYPAARLDLLQQQTPDLALIVASPATAPRLGSAAVEVLAPDRLTDRLRDLPATDPDVPVVGDDLCYAVFTSGSTGTPKLTGVRHKGWYNLLNWLRLEYGLDSGSSNLVVSVFGFDLSQRSLMAPLFCGATQYLTESRSFDAALVYRLLAEHRIRTVHCATSTLYLLVDWESACGGEALGRLDYVLFGGEPLHVERLQEWARRRGTTCTLPHQYGVAECTDVATSYDLAGFRPAGHENAPVGRPAYNTEIHILDERADGVAPGEYGEICISGIGVGAGYLNGAGPESQRFTTVLVDGEPRRLYRTGDLGCVTAAGDLVVAGRIDAQVKVRGMRVDPTDVERALVRLPGVRQAAVVPVAGRAGQTELVAFVVRDDRDDSGGDSDTNPGRFRAGLLATLPRSMVPAGFVDVPWIPLSPHGKVDRAALVADFQNRAADIADRPLMASGGTAMIADGVQAIWCRELDRDDISTEDDFFVLGGQSVIMAKIQRALVEELGAEVPTDQMFLNPTVASISAYIESQGAVTQQ, from the coding sequence ATGATCCTGCGGGGAAAGCGGGTCGCCCTGCCCCCGGCCCCCGTCGTCCACCGGCGGTTCGAGGCCCACGCCCGGCAGACCCCGGATGCCGTCGCGGTCAGCTGCGCCGGGGAGCAGGTGACCTACGCCGAACTGGACGCCGCCGCCAACCGGTTCGCGCACCTGCTCATCGGGTGCGACCACGGCCGCGGCGCCAAGGTCGGCATCTGTCTGGACTACTCGGTCGACCTGCTGGTCGCACTGCTCGGCACGCTCAAGGCCGGGGCGGCTTACGTGCCCTTCGACCCGGCCTACCCGGCGGCCCGGCTCGACCTGCTCCAGCAGCAGACCCCTGATCTGGCCCTGATCGTCGCCTCCCCGGCCACCGCCCCGCGGTTGGGATCTGCGGCGGTCGAGGTGCTCGCCCCCGACCGGCTCACCGACCGCCTGCGGGACCTGCCGGCCACCGACCCGGATGTCCCGGTCGTCGGGGACGACCTGTGTTACGCGGTCTTCACCTCCGGATCCACCGGCACGCCGAAACTCACCGGAGTGCGGCACAAGGGCTGGTACAACCTGCTCAACTGGCTGCGGCTCGAATACGGCCTGGACTCCGGATCCAGCAACCTGGTGGTCAGCGTCTTCGGGTTCGACCTGTCCCAGCGCAGCCTGATGGCGCCGCTGTTCTGCGGCGCCACCCAGTACCTGACCGAGAGCAGGAGCTTCGACGCCGCGCTGGTCTACCGGCTGCTCGCCGAGCATCGGATCCGCACCGTGCACTGCGCCACCAGCACCCTGTATCTGCTGGTGGACTGGGAGAGCGCGTGCGGCGGCGAGGCGCTGGGTCGGCTCGACTACGTGCTGTTCGGCGGAGAGCCGCTGCACGTCGAGCGGCTCCAGGAGTGGGCCCGGCGAAGGGGCACCACCTGCACGCTGCCGCACCAGTACGGCGTCGCCGAGTGCACGGACGTCGCCACGTCCTACGACCTCGCCGGCTTCCGGCCCGCCGGCCACGAGAACGCCCCGGTGGGCCGGCCGGCGTACAACACCGAGATCCACATCCTCGACGAGCGCGCCGACGGCGTCGCGCCGGGGGAGTACGGCGAGATCTGCATCTCCGGGATCGGCGTCGGCGCGGGCTACCTCAACGGCGCCGGACCGGAGTCCCAGCGCTTCACGACGGTCCTGGTGGACGGCGAGCCGCGCCGCCTGTACCGCACCGGCGACCTGGGCTGCGTCACCGCCGCCGGCGACCTGGTCGTGGCCGGCCGGATCGACGCACAGGTCAAGGTGCGCGGCATGCGCGTGGACCCGACCGACGTCGAGCGCGCGCTGGTCCGGCTGCCCGGCGTCCGGCAGGCGGCCGTGGTCCCGGTGGCCGGCCGGGCCGGGCAGACCGAGCTGGTCGCGTTCGTCGTGCGGGACGACCGGGACGACAGCGGCGGGGACTCCGACACGAACCCCGGCCGCTTCCGCGCGGGCCTGCTGGCGACGCTGCCGCGCTCGATGGTGCCGGCCGGCTTCGTCGACGTCCCGTGGATCCCCTTGAGCCCGCACGGGAAAGTGGACCGCGCCGCGCTGGTCGCGGATTTCCAGAACCGCGCCGCCGATATCGCTGATCGACCATTGATGGCCTCCGGCGGGACTGCGATGATTGCCGACGGAGTCCAGGCCATTTGGTGCCGGGAGCTCGACCGCGACGACATATCGACCGAAGACGACTTCTTCGTCCTCGGCGGCCAGTCGGTCATCATGGCGAAAATCCAAAGGGCTCTCGTCGAGGAACTGGGCGCCGAAGTCCCCACGGACCAGATGTTCCTGAATCCGACGGTGGCTTCGATTTCCGCCTACATCGAATCCCAGGGTGCGGTAACTCAACAGTGA
- a CDS encoding AMP-binding protein produces MDILDALGGAERDRVLTAPNDTVVPLPELTVPELFAIQAQRIPEADALVSWASAVSYRELDERSTRLAGALRRRGVGAEAVVAVALPRSADLAVALLAVLKAGGAYLPIDPAHPADAIKAVAGDCVVQVLLTDAATAQELAPELGVPSIVSSQVSARDPDESAGIGDDGGSQVPTSSHPDNLMAVMYAGAGAVAVTHRNMLRLTRDHRWREGDDTAVLWHSPHTCDGLALELWTPLLTGGRVVVAPPGELDPDDLAEDRTPDDVSALWLSAGQFCVVAADRPERLAAVREVWTGGDRVPAAALRRVRAACPDLTVVAGYGPTEAAVLAASHRVPAVGPATAGMIGGPLDNTAAYVLGPGLAPVPVGVTGELYVAGPGVARGYLGQAAHTAERFVPCPFGPAGARMYRTGDRVRWVGEPARLEYVGRVGSPLEVRGHAVEVAEAEEALSAHPALAQALVAAVRDPSGRQCLAAYVVPAAGRSNQIGSAADAAESVGTARAGADHAVPSSQDLRHFAAERLPEYLVPSVFVVLDALPLTPGGRLDPAALPEPEFGGPAYRAPRNDTERILAEVFAEALEVERVGIDEDFFDLGGNSLRAIRLVGLIRSELNQELSIRTLFAVRTVTGLAEMLSSLAQSTRPALRRRTKDGEVL; encoded by the coding sequence GTGGACATCCTGGACGCCCTCGGCGGTGCCGAGCGGGACCGGGTGCTGACGGCGCCGAACGACACCGTCGTGCCGCTGCCGGAGCTGACCGTCCCGGAGCTGTTCGCGATCCAGGCGCAGCGCATCCCCGAGGCCGACGCGCTGGTGTCCTGGGCCTCGGCGGTCTCCTACCGGGAGCTGGACGAGCGGTCCACCCGGCTGGCCGGGGCGCTGCGGCGCCGGGGCGTCGGTGCGGAGGCAGTCGTGGCGGTGGCGCTGCCGCGGTCGGCGGACCTGGCGGTCGCGTTGCTGGCGGTGCTGAAGGCGGGCGGCGCCTACCTGCCGATCGACCCGGCGCATCCTGCGGACGCGATCAAGGCGGTGGCCGGCGACTGTGTGGTGCAGGTGCTGCTGACCGACGCGGCGACCGCGCAGGAGCTCGCTCCCGAGCTGGGAGTTCCGTCGATCGTGAGCAGTCAGGTTTCGGCGCGGGATCCCGATGAGTCCGCTGGTATCGGCGACGACGGCGGCTCACAGGTCCCGACTTCATCGCACCCGGACAACCTGATGGCTGTGATGTACGCCGGGGCCGGAGCTGTAGCCGTGACGCATCGCAATATGCTGCGTCTAACCCGGGACCATCGCTGGCGCGAAGGCGACGACACCGCTGTGCTGTGGCACTCGCCGCACACCTGCGACGGGCTCGCCCTCGAACTGTGGACCCCGTTGCTGACCGGCGGCCGGGTGGTCGTGGCGCCGCCCGGCGAGCTGGACCCCGACGACCTGGCGGAGGACCGGACACCGGATGACGTCTCCGCGCTGTGGCTGTCCGCCGGGCAGTTCTGCGTGGTCGCGGCAGACCGTCCGGAACGCCTGGCCGCGGTGCGCGAGGTGTGGACCGGCGGCGACCGCGTGCCGGCTGCCGCGCTGCGGCGGGTGCGTGCGGCCTGCCCCGACCTGACGGTCGTCGCCGGGTACGGGCCGACCGAGGCGGCCGTGCTCGCCGCGTCCCACCGCGTGCCCGCCGTCGGGCCGGCGACTGCGGGCATGATCGGCGGGCCGTTGGACAACACCGCCGCCTACGTGCTGGGCCCCGGGTTGGCGCCGGTCCCGGTCGGCGTGACCGGGGAGTTGTACGTCGCGGGGCCCGGCGTGGCGCGCGGCTACCTCGGACAGGCCGCGCACACCGCGGAGCGTTTCGTGCCCTGTCCCTTCGGTCCGGCCGGCGCGCGCATGTACCGGACCGGAGACCGGGTGCGATGGGTCGGCGAACCGGCGCGGCTGGAGTACGTCGGCAGAGTCGGATCTCCTCTGGAAGTGCGCGGGCACGCGGTCGAGGTGGCAGAGGCCGAAGAAGCGCTGTCCGCGCATCCGGCGCTGGCCCAGGCGTTGGTGGCCGCTGTCCGCGACCCCTCCGGTCGGCAGTGCCTTGCAGCCTACGTGGTCCCGGCGGCAGGCCGGAGCAACCAGATCGGCAGCGCCGCCGATGCGGCCGAGAGCGTCGGCACCGCACGCGCCGGCGCGGACCATGCCGTGCCGTCGAGCCAGGACCTGCGCCACTTCGCCGCCGAGCGGCTGCCGGAGTACCTGGTCCCGTCAGTCTTCGTCGTCCTGGACGCGCTCCCGCTGACCCCCGGCGGCCGGCTGGACCCGGCCGCGCTGCCCGAGCCGGAGTTCGGCGGCCCGGCCTACCGGGCGCCGCGCAACGACACCGAGCGGATCCTGGCCGAGGTCTTCGCCGAGGCGTTGGAAGTGGAGCGGGTGGGCATCGACGAGGACTTCTTCGACCTCGGCGGCAACTCGCTGCGGGCGATCCGGCTGGTCGGGCTGATCCGCTCGGAGCTGAACCAGGAGCTGTCCATCCGCACGCTGTTCGCGGTCCGGACCGTCACCGGCCTGGCGGAGATGTTGAGCAGCCTGGCCCAGTCCACCAGGCCCGCTCTGCGCAGGCGGACGAAGGACGGCGAAGTCCTGTAA
- a CDS encoding DUF1048 domain-containing protein, with protein MGIQDIIAGKKQWREHVARVEALPPDYRFVYKEMQKYLFKVGPVDLEGGNLLARIVDFFEEGVAEGKRVLELTGTDVAAFADGLIKDSATNADVYRESRGGR; from the coding sequence ATGGGCATCCAGGACATCATCGCGGGCAAGAAGCAGTGGCGGGAGCACGTGGCCCGGGTCGAGGCACTGCCGCCGGACTACCGCTTCGTCTACAAGGAGATGCAGAAGTACCTCTTCAAGGTGGGGCCCGTCGATCTGGAGGGGGGGAACCTGCTCGCCCGGATCGTGGACTTCTTCGAGGAGGGGGTCGCCGAGGGCAAGAGAGTCCTCGAACTCACCGGCACCGACGTCGCGGCCTTCGCCGACGGCCTGATCAAGGACTCGGCGACCAACGCCGACGTCTACCGCGAGTCGCGGGGCGGCCGGTAA
- a CDS encoding MbtH family protein — MSTNPFDDENGSFYVVVNDEDQHSLWPVFAEVPAGWRVAFGEANRADCLGYVEQNWTDLRPRSLREAMAAD, encoded by the coding sequence GTGAGCACGAATCCCTTCGACGACGAGAACGGCAGCTTCTACGTCGTTGTCAATGACGAGGACCAGCACTCCCTGTGGCCGGTGTTCGCCGAGGTGCCGGCCGGCTGGCGGGTGGCCTTCGGCGAGGCGAACCGGGCCGACTGCCTGGGCTACGTCGAGCAGAACTGGACCGATCTGCGGCCCCGGAGCCTGCGGGAGGCCATGGCGGCGGACTGA
- a CDS encoding ABC transporter ATP-binding protein: MTTEQVLPIRVQGVEKSYKNLKVLRGVDFEVQPGSIFALLGSNGAGKTTLVKVLSTLLRPDAGTASVNGFDVVGQAGQVRESISLTGQFTAVDDVLTGRENLVLVAKLRHLPHPGRVADEMLERFALTEAGARRAMTYSGGMRRRLDVAMSLIGSPAVIFLDEPTTGLDPEGRQEVWSTVKELAGRGTTVLLTTQYLDEAEQLADRIAILHEGRIIVNGTLAELQELLGPPKVEYVEKKPTLEDVYFAVVGRTGKDGADGADGADSPAVPGQGAAGRAVDNQTAQTLSKEQ; this comes from the coding sequence ATGACGACAGAGCAAGTCCTGCCGATCCGCGTCCAGGGCGTGGAGAAGTCGTACAAGAACCTGAAGGTCCTGCGCGGCGTGGACTTCGAGGTGCAGCCGGGCAGCATCTTCGCCCTGCTGGGCTCGAACGGCGCCGGCAAGACCACCCTGGTGAAGGTCCTGTCCACGCTGCTGCGGCCGGACGCCGGGACCGCCAGCGTCAACGGCTTCGACGTGGTCGGCCAGGCCGGGCAGGTACGCGAGTCCATCAGTCTCACCGGCCAGTTCACAGCCGTGGACGACGTCCTCACCGGGCGGGAGAACCTGGTCCTGGTCGCCAAGCTGCGGCACCTGCCGCACCCCGGGCGGGTCGCGGACGAGATGCTCGAGCGGTTCGCGCTGACCGAGGCCGGCGCGCGGCGCGCGATGACCTACTCCGGCGGCATGCGCCGCCGCCTCGACGTGGCCATGAGCCTGATCGGCAGCCCGGCGGTAATCTTCCTCGACGAGCCGACCACCGGGCTGGACCCCGAGGGCCGCCAGGAGGTGTGGTCGACCGTCAAGGAGCTGGCCGGGCGCGGGACCACGGTGCTGCTCACCACGCAGTACCTGGACGAGGCCGAACAGCTCGCCGACCGGATCGCCATCCTGCACGAGGGGCGCATCATCGTGAACGGCACGCTGGCCGAGCTCCAGGAACTGCTCGGACCGCCGAAGGTCGAGTACGTGGAGAAGAAGCCGACCCTGGAGGACGTCTACTTCGCCGTCGTCGGCCGGACCGGCAAGGACGGCGCGGACGGCGCGGACGGCGCCGACAGCCCGGCCGTTCCGGGCCAGGGCGCCGCGGGCCGTGCCGTGGACAACCAGACCGCCCAGACCCTGAGTAAGGAGCAGTGA
- a CDS encoding DUF1048 domain-containing protein, translating to MTFWENITGSDLTKEWKGFEARAAVLPAEYRAAWERIRTDLLPSADFSGRNLMPILDGVLGLLEESAAEGLGIAEVLGEDIDGFAAALVDGGEQARSYRDKWREQLNRDVAKKLGRLGG from the coding sequence ATGACGTTCTGGGAGAACATCACGGGCAGCGACCTGACAAAGGAATGGAAGGGTTTCGAGGCCCGGGCCGCGGTGCTGCCGGCCGAATACCGGGCGGCGTGGGAGCGGATCAGGACGGACCTGCTGCCCTCGGCGGACTTCTCGGGCCGCAACCTGATGCCAATCCTTGACGGCGTCCTGGGCCTGCTCGAGGAGTCGGCCGCGGAAGGGCTGGGCATCGCGGAGGTGCTCGGCGAGGACATCGACGGTTTCGCCGCGGCCCTGGTGGACGGCGGGGAGCAGGCCCGGAGCTACCGCGACAAGTGGCGCGAGCAGCTGAACCGGGACGTCGCCAAGAAGCTGGGCCGGCTGGGAGGCTGA